The following proteins are co-located in the Meriones unguiculatus strain TT.TT164.6M chromosome 4, Bangor_MerUng_6.1, whole genome shotgun sequence genome:
- the Tti2 gene encoding TELO2-interacting protein 2, with amino-acid sequence MKLDSAEEKPRDAPSPPAEGSPPTLEQAFSKILHGLSRQESGQSNTRNAILEDLSVLIEAAECDTLFEGGGSGEALRGMPEILGQVAKALEKFAAPPKEKVDGGDGHSEVPEKAKEVGVLFLKLLGKVETAKSSPDCSAWKTGLHHLAGPMYVFAITHRLKQPWTSPGSQRVAGEVLSLLLRVTECSSVAGFLCGENEDDRGRFAMVLGLLKPHLNKESWKNNPAIKHIFSWTLQQVTQPWLNQHLEKILPPSLLISDDYQTENKILGVQCLHHIVINVPAADLVQYNRAQVLYHALFNHLYMPEHHLIQAVLLCLLDLFPVLEKALHWKGDAARATTHCHEVLQLILTHMEPEHRLLLRRTYASNLPAFVKKLGILTVRHLKKLERVILGYLEVYDGPEEETRLKILETLKLVMQYTWPRISCRVVVLLKALLKLICDVARDTSLTTEATKSALLQEATDCLILLDHCSQGRVKVLLAKIVLSCEDSTVVSCIRQVQQGSADAPCHVT; translated from the exons ATGAAGCTTGACAGCGCTGAAGAGAAGCCGCGGGACGCTCCTTCCCCGCCCGCAGAGGGTTCTCCCCCTACCCTGGAACAGGCCTTCTCCAAGATTCTGCACGGTCTCAGCCGCCAAGAATCAGGACAGAGCAATACAAGAAATGCAATTCTTGAAGACCTCAGTGTTTTAATAGAAGCCGCCGAATGTGACACATTATTTGaggggggtgggagtggagaaGCACTCCGGGGGATGCCCGAGATCCTGGGACAGGTGGCGAAAGCCTTGGAGAAGTTCGCAGCCCCACCCAAGGAGAAGGTAGACGGAGGCGATGGGCATTCCGAGGTGCCTGAGAAGGCAAAAGAAGTTGGGGTATTATTTCTTAAGCTGTTGGGGAAGGTTGAAACTGCTAAGAGTTCTCCCGACTGCTCTGCATGGAAGACAGGCCTCCACCACTTGGCAGGACCCATGTATGTTTTTGCCATCACACACAGACTGAAGCAGCCATGGACCAGTCCAGGATCTCAGCGTGTTGCCGGTGAAGTGCTGTCTTTACTGCTTCGAGTTACAGAGTGCAGCTCTGTGGCAGGATTCCTTTGCGGAGAAAATGAAGATGATCGAGGGAGATTTGCTATGGTTTTGGGGCTTCTTAAGCCCCATTTGAATAA GGAATCCTGGAAGAATAATCCTGCTATCAAACATATTTTCTCATGGACTCTCCAACAAGTCACTCAGCCCTGGCTGAACCAACATCTAGAAAAGATACTTCCTCCATCTTTGCTCATCTCAGATGACTATCAAACTGAGAATAAAATCCTGGGTGTACAGTGCCTCCATCACATTGTGATTAATGTG CCAGCTGCTGATTTGGTGCAGTACAACAGAGCCCAGGTCTTATACCACGCCCTCTTCAATCACCTGTATATGCCAGAGCACCACCTCATTCAG GCTGTGCTCCTATGCCTCCTAGATTTATTCCCTGTCCTAGAGAAAGCCCTGCACTGGAAGGGAGATGCTGCTCGAGCCACTACACACTGTCACGAGGTACTCCAACTGATCCTCACTCACATGGAGCCAGAGCACCGGCTTCTTTTACGTAGGACTTATGCCAGCAACCTGCCAGCTTTTGTGAAGAA GTTGGGGATCCTTACTGTCCGGCACTTGAAGAAGCTGGAACGAGTTATCCTAGGTTATCTGGAGGTTTATGATGGACCAGAAGAGGAAACTAGGTTGAAGATACTGGAAACCCTGAAACTTGTCATGCAGTATACTTGGCCCAG AATTTCCTGCAGAGTTGTGGTGTTATTGAAAGCTCTCCTGAAACTGATATGTGATGTTGCACGGGACACAAGCCTTACAACTGAGGCCACTAAGAGTGCCTTGCTCCAGGAAGCCACAGACTGTCTGATTCTCCTGGATCACTGTTCTCAGGGGCGAGTTAAG